The Pseudomonadota bacterium genome has a window encoding:
- the acs gene encoding acetate--CoA ligase, whose product MSEIYPVPDAVASASLIDDAKYRAMYDRSVSDPEGFWGEHGKRLDWIKPYTKVKNTSFDPHNVDIRWFEDGTLNVSANCVDRHIATRGDQVAIIWEGDDPGDSLEITYRELGQHVNTMAGVLKNAGVKKGDRVTLYLPMIPEAAYAMLACARLGAVHSIVFGGFSPDSLAQRIEGCQSKVVVTADEGLRGGRRVALKANVDKAAETAPVETVVVVKRTGGDIAMQDGRDVWYHEAAESAPDFVEPEEMNAEDPLFILYTSGSTGQPKGVLHTTGGYLTYASMTHQYVFDYQDGDIYWCTADVGWVTGHSYIVYGPLANGATTLMFEGVPTYPSPSRFWDVVDKHKVNIFYTAPTAIRSLMGAGEEHVKKTDRSTLRVLGSVGEPINPEAWNWYYSVVGEARCPIVDTWWQTETGGILITPLPGATALKPGSATRPFFGVQPALVDAEGVILEGATEGNLVITDSWPGQMRTVYGDHERFVQTYFSTYKGMYFTGDGCRRDEDGYYWITGRVDDVINVSGHRMGTAEVESALVAHPKVSEAAVVGYPHDLKGQGIYVYVTLMEGEDPTDDLRKELVKWVRSEIGPIASPDLIQFAPGLPKTRSGKIMRRILRKIAEDSFDNLGDTSTLADPAVVDDLIENRQNKS is encoded by the coding sequence ATGAGTGAAATCTATCCGGTGCCGGATGCGGTGGCCTCGGCCTCGCTTATCGACGACGCCAAATATCGAGCAATGTACGACAGATCGGTGTCCGACCCAGAGGGTTTCTGGGGCGAGCACGGCAAACGGCTCGATTGGATCAAGCCTTACACCAAGGTCAAGAACACCTCATTCGATCCACACAATGTCGATATCCGCTGGTTCGAAGACGGAACGCTGAACGTTTCGGCGAACTGCGTGGATCGGCACATTGCGACGCGCGGCGATCAAGTTGCCATCATCTGGGAAGGCGATGATCCCGGCGATAGCCTTGAGATCACCTACCGTGAACTCGGCCAGCACGTGAACACAATGGCTGGTGTGCTGAAGAATGCGGGCGTCAAGAAGGGCGACCGCGTCACGCTGTACCTGCCTATGATCCCCGAAGCGGCGTACGCCATGCTCGCCTGCGCCCGGCTGGGCGCGGTGCATTCCATTGTCTTTGGCGGCTTCTCGCCGGATTCGCTGGCCCAGCGCATCGAAGGTTGCCAATCGAAAGTGGTTGTCACAGCCGATGAGGGTTTGCGCGGTGGCCGGAGAGTTGCGCTCAAGGCCAACGTGGACAAAGCGGCCGAGACCGCACCAGTTGAGACCGTGGTTGTGGTCAAGCGCACCGGTGGTGACATCGCCATGCAGGACGGTCGGGACGTCTGGTATCACGAAGCGGCCGAAAGTGCGCCAGACTTCGTTGAACCGGAGGAAATGAACGCCGAAGACCCGCTGTTCATCCTGTACACGTCAGGTTCGACCGGTCAGCCCAAGGGCGTCCTGCACACCACGGGCGGCTACCTCACCTATGCGTCGATGACCCATCAATACGTCTTCGACTACCAGGACGGCGACATCTACTGGTGCACCGCCGATGTCGGTTGGGTCACCGGCCACAGCTACATCGTGTACGGACCGCTGGCGAACGGTGCGACGACCTTGATGTTCGAAGGCGTGCCGACCTACCCCTCGCCTTCGCGCTTCTGGGATGTGGTCGACAAGCACAAGGTCAACATCTTCTACACCGCCCCAACTGCCATCCGCTCATTGATGGGCGCAGGCGAAGAGCATGTGAAGAAGACAGACCGCTCGACACTCCGTGTGCTGGGCTCGGTCGGTGAACCCATCAACCCCGAAGCCTGGAACTGGTACTATTCGGTCGTGGGCGAAGCTCGCTGCCCGATCGTTGACACCTGGTGGCAGACTGAGACCGGCGGCATCCTGATCACGCCATTGCCGGGGGCGACCGCGCTCAAGCCCGGTTCGGCGACGCGGCCCTTCTTCGGGGTGCAACCGGCGCTGGTGGATGCCGAAGGGGTGATCCTCGAAGGCGCGACCGAGGGTAACCTCGTAATCACAGACTCATGGCCCGGCCAGATGCGCACGGTCTATGGCGACCATGAGCGCTTCGTGCAAACCTACTTCTCCACCTATAAGGGGATGTATTTCACGGGTGATGGCTGCCGCCGCGATGAGGATGGCTATTACTGGATCACCGGCCGGGTGGACGACGTCATCAACGTCTCAGGCCACCGTATGGGCACCGCAGAGGTGGAAAGCGCTCTCGTTGCCCACCCGAAAGTGTCGGAAGCCGCGGTCGTGGGCTATCCGCACGATCTGAAGGGTCAGGGCATCTATGTCTATGTGACCTTGATGGAAGGCGAGGACCCCACCGACGACCTGCGCAAGGAGCTCGTCAAATGGGTCCGCTCCGAGATCGGCCCCATCGCGTCTCCGGACCTGATCCAGTTCGCTCCGGGTCTGCCGAAGACCCGCTCAGGCAAGATCATGCGGCGTATTCTGCGGAAGATTGCCGAGGATTCGTTCGACAATCTTGGAGATACGTCGACACTCGCCGATCCGGCCGTTGTCGATGATCTGATCGAGAACCGGCAGAACAAGAGCTAG
- a CDS encoding permease has translation MMETAVRSNEGQAAADARAPGSCCGAHATSGEEAPIARRPRDWLLLGSGATILVAYLAGFVLDHSDLWGLGHFAHAIQDMINLMWWGIAVGMIAVGLIDRVPRAFVIGMIGRDQGAAGIGRAMLAGVFLDLCNHGVLMVGAKLYERGASLGQVFAFLIASPWNSLSLTIIIGIMMGWGWMVVFIACSLVIAGVAGLAVEALERAGRVAPNPNRVDLPENFNVWREARAGLKRTRFDWAFVTDTARRSVTASRTVLRWLLFGVVLAALIQVTVPTEVFAAWFGPTLLGLFTTLVAATVIEVCSEGSVPIAADLMGRAAAPGNAFTFLMAGAATDYTEILVLKEVTGRLRAALLLPLLTVPQVVAIGWALNAFS, from the coding sequence ATGATGGAGACAGCCGTTCGATCAAATGAAGGACAAGCCGCCGCAGACGCGCGGGCACCCGGCTCTTGCTGCGGTGCGCACGCCACAAGCGGCGAAGAAGCGCCGATTGCCCGCCGCCCGCGGGACTGGCTGCTGCTGGGCTCGGGCGCGACTATCCTCGTCGCCTATCTCGCGGGTTTCGTCCTCGACCATTCCGATCTTTGGGGCTTGGGCCACTTTGCCCATGCCATTCAGGACATGATCAACCTGATGTGGTGGGGTATCGCGGTCGGCATGATCGCTGTGGGCCTCATCGACAGGGTCCCGCGCGCGTTTGTCATCGGCATGATCGGGCGCGATCAGGGCGCCGCCGGTATCGGCCGTGCAATGCTCGCGGGCGTGTTTCTCGATTTGTGCAACCACGGCGTGCTGATGGTCGGCGCGAAGCTCTACGAGCGCGGTGCCTCGCTCGGACAGGTTTTCGCGTTTCTGATCGCCTCGCCGTGGAACTCCCTATCGCTGACGATTATCATCGGGATCATGATGGGTTGGGGTTGGATGGTCGTATTCATCGCGTGCTCGCTCGTCATCGCCGGTGTTGCCGGCCTCGCCGTCGAAGCGCTGGAGCGGGCAGGGCGCGTGGCGCCGAACCCCAACCGCGTCGATCTGCCCGAGAACTTCAATGTCTGGCGGGAGGCGCGCGCCGGGCTCAAACGAACCCGCTTCGACTGGGCATTCGTCACAGACACCGCCCGCCGGTCGGTCACCGCAAGCCGCACGGTGCTGCGTTGGCTGCTGTTCGGCGTCGTCCTGGCCGCGCTGATCCAGGTGACGGTGCCGACGGAGGTGTTCGCGGCATGGTTCGGGCCGACCTTGCTGGGTCTGTTCACAACGCTGGTTGCGGCGACGGTCATCGAGGTCTGTTCGGAAGGCTCGGTGCCGATTGCCGCCGATCTGATGGGCCGGGCCGCAGCGCCGGGCAATGCCTTCACCTTCCTGATGGCGGGGGCCGCGACCGACTACACCGAAATTCTTGTCCTCAAGGAAGTCACGGGGCGTTTGCGGGCGGCGCTGCTCCTGCCGCTTCTGACCGTTCCGCAGGTCGTCGCGATCGGATGGGCGCTCAACGCCTTCAGCTGA
- a CDS encoding I78 family peptidase inhibitor — protein sequence MSEPATLRLKSFDRPFVFSLLAVLLVACQPAPSDPPSADVADPCGAETLQSLVGQPFADVSLPDYEPQRIFRIGDAVTMDFIETRRNVQLSEDGVTILAISCG from the coding sequence TTGTCTGAACCCGCTACACTGCGCCTCAAGTCCTTTGACCGCCCGTTTGTCTTCTCATTGCTCGCTGTGCTTCTGGTCGCTTGTCAGCCAGCACCCTCCGACCCGCCCAGCGCAGATGTTGCTGATCCGTGCGGTGCCGAAACACTACAAAGCCTTGTCGGCCAGCCGTTTGCGGACGTATCCCTGCCGGACTATGAGCCGCAACGCATTTTTCGGATCGGCGATGCCGTGACGATGGATTTCATCGAGACGCGTCGGAACGTTCAACTGTCGGAAGATGGGGTGACGATCCTCGCCATCAGCTGTGGCTGA
- a CDS encoding toll/interleukin-1 receptor domain-containing protein: protein MGQTIFISYRRDDAASEAGRNHDRLVAEFGGDNIFVDVDNIPLGERFADVIAERIAASDVLLAVIGRDWLDASDDNGRRRLDDPEDFVRMELAEALEAKLLVIPILVQGSMTPRADTLPDAIRDLSGRQALRVDHETFHADLSRLVAQIRRRPKLIEARSESFQGPSQDNHENGGDGLADEGASDAEHQSAKAADEPQEPVVRGNRDAAEKADEGEDHPVAAAQPEAPIEETSARTVPEGETQDISHFAREPQRAAAAETDELEPGWVRERVLPFGIAFLAYGGFAIVMTSNGPEADRQAGSFLYVTVAWLFIGFLMFIADRLNLAAVCFIAAALQVLTAVFLSASVGDPGAVFLVLGSIAGAFVLLGLYYALGKR, encoded by the coding sequence ATGGGACAGACGATCTTCATCAGCTATCGTCGGGATGATGCCGCCTCTGAGGCGGGCCGGAATCACGACCGCCTGGTTGCTGAGTTCGGCGGAGACAACATCTTTGTCGATGTCGACAACATTCCGCTCGGCGAGAGATTTGCCGATGTTATCGCTGAGCGCATAGCGGCGAGCGATGTCCTGCTCGCGGTGATCGGGCGCGATTGGCTTGACGCTTCTGATGACAATGGCCGTCGCCGTCTCGACGATCCCGAAGACTTTGTCCGCATGGAGTTGGCTGAAGCGCTTGAGGCCAAGCTTTTGGTGATCCCGATCCTCGTACAAGGATCGATGACCCCGCGTGCTGATACCCTGCCCGACGCGATCCGTGACCTTTCCGGTCGGCAGGCGTTGCGCGTTGATCATGAGACCTTCCACGCTGACCTCAGCCGGTTGGTTGCGCAGATCAGGCGCCGCCCTAAACTTATCGAAGCGCGTTCGGAAAGCTTCCAGGGCCCGTCACAAGACAATCACGAGAATGGTGGCGATGGGCTCGCCGATGAGGGTGCATCAGACGCGGAGCATCAAAGCGCAAAGGCTGCCGATGAGCCGCAGGAACCGGTCGTGCGCGGTAACCGCGATGCGGCAGAAAAGGCGGATGAAGGGGAAGATCACCCGGTTGCTGCGGCACAGCCGGAAGCCCCAATCGAAGAGACGTCCGCTCGAACCGTACCTGAAGGTGAGACGCAGGATATTTCCCATTTTGCGCGGGAGCCGCAACGTGCGGCGGCTGCTGAGACCGACGAGCTTGAACCGGGTTGGGTCCGCGAACGGGTTCTTCCGTTTGGTATCGCTTTTCTCGCCTATGGCGGTTTTGCGATCGTTATGACGTCGAACGGACCGGAGGCCGACAGACAGGCGGGGTCTTTCCTTTACGTCACTGTTGCTTGGTTGTTTATTGGGTTCCTGATGTTCATTGCCGATCGGCTCAACCTCGCCGCCGTTTGCTTCATTGCGGCCGCCTTGCAGGTGCTAACCGCTGTTTTCCTCAGCGCATCTGTCGGAGATCCCGGAGCGGTTTTCCTCGTCCTTGGGAGTATTGCCGGCGCGTTTGTCCTGCTTGGCCTCTATTATGCCCTGGGCAAACGCTAA
- a CDS encoding biliverdin-producing heme oxygenase, with the protein MSAKHRSVRAWLADETRQAHEALHHHPRLAPLADGSLARAELAHVLAHHFAIYEAVERARASNGWCDDLSLEAPIQALVSDLLSLSPAEACSCRYQHGLTSEAQCLGALYVLMGSQFGGQIIGRALSASFPDFQSSFFAASPERLTAWRLLLKRLETFDEDSDERADVLAGAQRTFAGFGTFMLTPLAA; encoded by the coding sequence ATGAGTGCAAAGCACCGGTCGGTGCGCGCCTGGCTTGCCGATGAAACACGGCAAGCGCATGAAGCCCTCCACCACCATCCACGCCTCGCGCCGCTCGCCGACGGCTCGCTTGCTCGCGCTGAGCTGGCCCACGTTCTGGCGCATCATTTCGCAATCTACGAGGCCGTCGAGCGCGCACGCGCCTCGAATGGCTGGTGTGATGATCTGTCATTGGAAGCTCCAATCCAGGCACTGGTCAGCGACCTTCTGAGCTTGTCTCCGGCAGAAGCCTGCTCGTGCCGATACCAACACGGCCTGACAAGCGAAGCGCAGTGTCTGGGTGCGCTGTACGTCCTGATGGGTTCTCAATTTGGCGGGCAAATCATCGGGCGAGCGCTTTCGGCAAGCTTTCCCGATTTTCAGTCGAGCTTCTTCGCGGCTTCCCCGGAGCGGCTCACCGCGTGGCGGCTTTTGCTCAAACGGTTGGAAACCTTTGATGAAGACAGCGATGAACGAGCTGACGTTCTGGCGGGCGCACAGCGCACCTTCGCCGGATTCGGCACGTTCATGCTGACGCCTCTGGCAGCGTAG
- a CDS encoding ATP-binding protein: MTQRSLQTFFDTVQTVDLNTCDTEAVHRSGAVQNGLVIACIDPGTLSLVAWSENAASAGFAVPESLTSVASNRASLEGLADTSPTLKELFPEVEEEISELYADPTISYQNIALSDDLERNGKRYDPIVCITDDCIFLELVPHVEITPRDLRIKLRASNKASQSILAAPDFDVAAQLASEAVFELTGYDRVKIYQFLPDGSGWVRTESARPGMPSYLGLHFPETDIPKQARHLMQILPYRCVFEANDDISPIVSADGPVMDRMDLTWCLGRSVSTMHTQYLRNMGVSCSFSVGLRAGDTLWGMIACHGKERIDVPYDVWGMVRDIGDALMAKFDAVQRDERARKIRDMRDLEAEVAAHLRQRESIEEVLLHYSPKLQEFLDAEGFAFQFDGEIYSVGRAPPPDFTRRLIHWVSRQSNDTDHFRSNALHQLWPDAREHMDTACGVLIQPVIIHRVCQLVWFRGPITQTVRWAGAPNGKRETTDATGLAALSPRNSFDQWVTEHREEALEWTDAEISAAREIFKDVLDIIASQAQNLKRMNAELQLSQEETREELAQFAYAAAHDIQNPINTITSALEMIRSVQGEVDDPMVQKSMDFAIRSSDRLRNLADQMAKFVALGRKEIEPEMVSLSDVLDDTRRMLAQLIDDSGAHMEFEELPEVAGNRDLLTILFMNLLSNAIKYRHADRPPHIVIDAARRNRFIHVSVTDNGQGIPQDREQEVFKPFTRLHRNDTVSGSGLGLATCQRIAELHKTRVVIDPNYRNGTRLEMNFTTELWGRTI; encoded by the coding sequence ATGACCCAGCGCAGCCTTCAAACCTTCTTCGATACGGTCCAAACCGTTGATCTGAACACCTGTGACACAGAAGCGGTTCACCGGTCCGGCGCGGTTCAAAACGGATTGGTCATCGCATGCATTGATCCCGGCACCCTGAGCCTGGTGGCATGGAGCGAGAACGCGGCATCGGCCGGCTTCGCGGTTCCGGAAAGCCTTACGTCGGTCGCTTCCAATCGCGCTTCCCTTGAGGGCCTTGCTGATACCAGCCCGACGCTCAAGGAGCTTTTTCCAGAGGTCGAGGAAGAGATCAGCGAGTTGTACGCGGACCCCACCATCTCCTATCAGAACATCGCCTTGAGCGATGATCTAGAGCGCAACGGCAAGCGGTACGACCCGATCGTGTGCATCACCGACGATTGCATCTTTTTGGAGCTTGTACCCCACGTCGAGATCACCCCGCGCGACCTACGCATCAAATTGCGCGCCTCCAACAAGGCTTCGCAAAGCATCTTGGCGGCTCCCGATTTCGATGTTGCGGCCCAACTGGCCAGTGAAGCGGTCTTCGAACTCACCGGCTATGACCGGGTGAAAATCTACCAGTTTCTTCCAGACGGCTCAGGCTGGGTGCGCACCGAAAGCGCACGACCAGGGATGCCCAGCTACCTTGGCCTTCATTTTCCCGAAACCGATATTCCCAAGCAAGCGCGGCACCTGATGCAGATCCTGCCATACCGCTGCGTGTTCGAAGCGAACGACGATATCTCACCAATCGTTTCCGCCGACGGCCCCGTCATGGATCGAATGGATCTGACATGGTGTCTGGGTCGCTCGGTCTCGACGATGCACACGCAATACCTGCGCAATATGGGCGTTTCGTGTTCGTTCAGCGTGGGGTTGCGTGCAGGCGACACCCTGTGGGGAATGATTGCCTGCCACGGCAAAGAGCGTATCGACGTCCCCTATGATGTGTGGGGGATGGTCCGCGACATTGGCGACGCGCTTATGGCGAAATTCGACGCGGTCCAACGCGACGAACGGGCCCGTAAGATCCGCGACATGCGCGATCTCGAGGCCGAAGTCGCCGCGCATCTGCGCCAGCGTGAGAGCATTGAAGAGGTACTCCTTCACTACTCGCCGAAACTTCAGGAGTTCCTCGATGCTGAGGGCTTTGCCTTCCAGTTCGACGGAGAAATCTACAGCGTCGGCAGGGCACCACCGCCCGACTTCACGCGACGCCTGATCCATTGGGTTTCCCGGCAAAGCAACGACACCGACCATTTCCGCTCGAACGCGCTGCATCAGCTGTGGCCCGACGCGCGCGAACACATGGATACAGCCTGTGGCGTCCTCATCCAGCCCGTAATCATTCACCGCGTCTGTCAACTTGTGTGGTTTCGCGGCCCAATAACGCAGACGGTTCGGTGGGCAGGGGCGCCAAACGGGAAACGGGAAACGACCGATGCAACCGGCCTGGCGGCCCTCAGCCCGCGAAACTCGTTCGATCAGTGGGTCACTGAACACCGCGAAGAAGCGCTTGAGTGGACAGATGCCGAAATCAGTGCCGCGCGCGAGATCTTCAAGGACGTCCTCGATATCATCGCCTCGCAGGCGCAGAATCTCAAACGCATGAATGCGGAGTTGCAACTCTCCCAGGAAGAGACACGCGAAGAGCTTGCGCAGTTCGCCTACGCCGCCGCCCACGATATCCAAAACCCGATCAACACCATAACCAGCGCCCTTGAGATGATCCGCTCCGTGCAAGGGGAAGTGGATGATCCGATGGTTCAGAAATCGATGGATTTTGCCATCCGCTCTTCGGACCGGCTGCGCAATCTCGCCGATCAGATGGCCAAATTCGTGGCGCTTGGCCGCAAGGAAATCGAGCCAGAAATGGTCTCGCTGTCCGACGTCCTAGACGATACGCGCAGGATGCTCGCCCAATTGATCGACGATAGCGGTGCACACATGGAGTTTGAGGAGCTTCCTGAAGTCGCGGGGAACCGTGATCTGCTGACCATCTTGTTCATGAACCTTCTGTCGAACGCGATCAAATATCGGCATGCCGACAGGCCGCCGCACATTGTGATCGACGCAGCCCGCCGCAATCGCTTCATTCATGTTTCGGTCACCGACAATGGCCAGGGCATTCCGCAAGATCGCGAACAGGAGGTTTTCAAGCCATTCACACGGCTGCACCGCAACGACACCGTCTCGGGCAGCGGGCTGGGCCTTGCCACGTGCCAGCGCATCGCCGAGCTGCACAAGACACGTGTGGTGATTGATCCCAACTACAGGAACGGCACCCGCCTTGAAATGAATTTCACGACCGAGCTTTGGGGCCGAACAATCTAA
- a CDS encoding flavin reductase family protein, with translation MFYEPKSGHGLPNNPFNALVSPRPIGWISTRGADGSENLAPYSFFNAVSYVPPQVMFASTSTKPDREKGKDTVSNIMETGVFCVNVVGYAMRDAMNASSAELPKEIDEFEHAGIGRAPCSTIACSRVAGAPANLECRLIQIVDLPGKANIVTFGEVTGVHIRDDCLVDGRVDPTVFQPLARLGYSDYARVTEVFDLKRPETL, from the coding sequence ATGTTCTACGAGCCCAAAAGCGGCCATGGCCTGCCAAACAATCCGTTCAACGCCTTGGTTTCGCCGCGACCCATTGGCTGGATTTCGACCCGCGGCGCGGACGGTTCAGAGAACCTCGCCCCCTACTCTTTTTTCAATGCCGTGTCTTACGTTCCGCCACAGGTGATGTTCGCATCGACATCGACCAAGCCAGACCGTGAAAAAGGCAAAGACACCGTGTCCAACATCATGGAAACGGGCGTATTTTGCGTCAACGTGGTGGGCTACGCGATGCGCGACGCAATGAATGCCTCATCGGCAGAACTGCCGAAGGAAATCGATGAATTCGAGCATGCGGGAATCGGGCGAGCACCGTGTTCCACCATCGCCTGTTCGCGCGTTGCCGGCGCGCCAGCAAACCTCGAATGCAGGCTTATCCAGATCGTTGATCTGCCCGGCAAGGCCAACATAGTCACATTCGGCGAGGTGACCGGCGTGCACATTCGCGATGATTGCCTGGTCGATGGCCGCGTCGATCCCACCGTTTTCCAGCCGCTCGCACGGCTCGGCTACAGCGACTATGCCAGGGTGACAGAGGTGTTTGATCTGAAACGACCGGAAACGCTTTAG
- a CDS encoding response regulator — protein MADSLLNVRFALVDDNEADIFFAEILLKREGASAIQSFPGGQEFIDAVHGGLECDIIFMDIRMPIMDGFETIDTLSAEGAFERMGARVFMISAATNSEDIERSQAADAIEGLYQKPLTPMALAEMNLQ, from the coding sequence ATGGCGGATAGTCTGTTGAATGTACGCTTTGCATTGGTCGACGATAACGAAGCGGACATTTTCTTTGCGGAAATCCTGCTTAAGAGAGAAGGGGCGTCCGCAATCCAATCCTTTCCTGGGGGACAGGAGTTCATCGACGCCGTCCATGGCGGCCTGGAATGCGACATCATCTTTATGGACATCAGAATGCCGATCATGGATGGCTTTGAGACCATCGATACACTCTCCGCTGAAGGCGCCTTCGAGCGCATGGGCGCGCGTGTCTTCATGATATCTGCGGCGACAAATTCCGAGGACATAGAGCGGTCCCAGGCTGCGGACGCTATCGAGGGGCTGTACCAAAAGCCGCTGACCCCCATGGCGTTAGCGGAGATGAACCTGCAATGA
- a CDS encoding response regulator, translating to MGKLHAIVLDDCDIDQYFATQTLQKTGWFDDIEQFLDPRQVLNFLAECRYQRQQVDLLLSDFRMPYLNGLEFFSKLYAAELQQTVRHASMMLTVPLLPREEQALHRLDPSIGFLTKPLAETAIKQALLH from the coding sequence ATGGGCAAGCTGCACGCAATTGTTTTGGACGACTGCGATATTGATCAGTATTTTGCAACACAAACACTTCAAAAGACTGGATGGTTTGACGATATCGAACAATTTCTCGATCCTCGGCAGGTCTTAAACTTCCTCGCTGAGTGTCGATATCAGAGGCAACAGGTTGATTTACTTTTATCTGACTTCCGGATGCCTTATTTAAATGGCTTAGAATTTTTCTCCAAGCTTTACGCTGCTGAACTGCAACAAACGGTTCGTCACGCCTCGATGATGCTGACAGTTCCGCTGCTCCCGCGCGAAGAACAAGCATTGCACAGACTGGACCCTTCCATCGGTTTCCTGACGAAGCCTTTGGCAGAAACGGCGATCAAGCAGGCCCTGTTGCACTAA
- a CDS encoding SLC13 family permease — protein MTQDQLVLFGLFGAVFVLLVWGRIRYDLVAFSALLIAVLGGYVQADDAFMGFGHPAVVIIALVLIVSRGLVNSGAVELIARFVVDPDRKLPVHISVMAVAGAALSAVINNVAALALLMNLDIDVAKKAKRAVALTLMPLSFATILGGMITLIGTPPNIVIAQYRQDALGAPFSMFDFAPVGLVVASVGIAFIATIGWRLIPKRKGADGLADDAGLYVAEARVGDESAAIGKLVRDLYPQAVDADIQILGLVRRGVRLPGFSRTQTLRKGDFLVLEGDPKAIETFMGKAELDFAGSEKHGGLRGTNLTLIEAIVPDGARIAGRSESDVRLLYRHGVTLLGVSREGTRFRDRVRRLTIKAGDVLLLLGPDDRMDQVTAWLGVYPIADRKTDVIQRRKAVAAIGAFAVAIALAVLGVTTLTIGLGLCVVAYVAMGLLGGEDFYAHIEWKVIVLLASLIPLSSALEASGGTQLIADGIVSGTSGLPVWAILAVLMVVTMTLSDFLNNVATTLIAAPIAVSVAQSINANPDPFLMGVAVAASCAFLTPIGHKNNTIIMGPGGYQFGDYWRMGLILEVLVIAVAVPTILVVWPL, from the coding sequence ATGACTCAAGATCAACTTGTGCTTTTCGGGCTCTTCGGAGCGGTGTTTGTGCTGCTGGTCTGGGGCCGCATTCGCTACGATTTGGTGGCGTTTTCCGCGCTTCTGATCGCTGTCCTCGGCGGTTACGTCCAGGCGGATGACGCCTTCATGGGCTTCGGTCACCCCGCGGTGGTGATCATCGCGCTGGTCCTGATCGTGTCCCGCGGCTTGGTGAATTCGGGCGCTGTCGAGCTGATTGCGCGCTTTGTGGTCGATCCCGATCGCAAGCTCCCTGTCCATATCTCGGTCATGGCCGTCGCAGGCGCCGCTCTGTCCGCGGTGATCAACAATGTCGCCGCGCTGGCGCTCCTGATGAACCTCGATATCGATGTTGCCAAGAAGGCGAAGCGCGCTGTGGCGCTGACGCTGATGCCACTATCTTTTGCGACCATCTTGGGCGGCATGATCACCCTCATCGGGACGCCGCCTAATATCGTCATTGCGCAGTATCGGCAGGACGCGCTCGGCGCACCCTTTTCAATGTTCGATTTTGCGCCGGTAGGATTGGTGGTTGCGAGTGTGGGCATTGCCTTCATCGCCACCATCGGCTGGCGCTTGATACCGAAACGCAAGGGCGCGGATGGACTGGCGGATGATGCGGGGCTTTACGTTGCCGAAGCCCGCGTTGGCGATGAGTCAGCTGCGATCGGAAAGCTGGTCCGCGATCTCTACCCGCAGGCGGTGGATGCCGACATTCAGATTCTTGGCTTGGTGCGTCGCGGCGTGCGCCTGCCGGGCTTTTCGCGCACGCAGACGCTGCGCAAGGGCGATTTTCTGGTGCTTGAAGGCGACCCGAAAGCCATCGAAACGTTCATGGGTAAGGCCGAACTGGATTTCGCGGGTTCCGAAAAACATGGCGGGCTACGCGGGACCAATCTGACCCTGATTGAAGCGATTGTGCCGGACGGGGCGCGCATCGCCGGGCGCTCGGAAAGCGACGTGCGGCTTCTCTACCGGCATGGGGTGACGCTTCTGGGGGTCTCGCGGGAGGGCACGCGTTTCCGTGACCGAGTGCGACGGCTGACCATCAAGGCCGGCGATGTGCTGCTGCTGTTGGGGCCCGACGACCGGATGGATCAGGTGACGGCATGGCTTGGGGTTTATCCCATTGCCGACCGCAAGACCGATGTCATTCAGCGCCGCAAAGCGGTTGCTGCGATTGGGGCGTTCGCTGTTGCCATCGCGCTCGCCGTGTTGGGCGTGACGACGCTGACGATCGGCCTTGGATTGTGCGTGGTGGCCTATGTGGCAATGGGATTGTTGGGCGGCGAAGATTTCTACGCGCACATCGAATGGAAGGTGATTGTCCTACTTGCCTCCCTCATACCCCTTTCAAGCGCGCTCGAAGCATCTGGTGGGACGCAGCTCATCGCCGATGGCATCGTCAGCGGCACATCGGGTCTGCCGGTTTGGGCCATCCTTGCCGTGTTGATGGTGGTGACCATGACGCTGAGCGACTTTCTCAACAATGTGGCCACAACGCTGATTGCTGCGCCGATTGCGGTCTCCGTTGCCCAGTCCATCAACGCCAATCCGGATCCGTTCCTGATGGGCGTTGCGGTGGCCGCGTCCTGCGCGTTCCTCACGCCCATCGGTCACAAGAACAACACGATCATCATGGGCCCCGGCGGCTATCAGTTTGGCGATTATTGGCGGATGGGTCTGATCCTGGAGGTGCTGGTCATCGCAGTCGCGGTACCGACAATTTTGGTGGTTTGGCCGTTGTGA